A window from Prinia subflava isolate CZ2003 ecotype Zambia chromosome Z, Cam_Psub_1.2, whole genome shotgun sequence encodes these proteins:
- the LOC134563621 gene encoding dual specificity protein phosphatase 4, translating into MVATEGLREMEGSALRRLVGRDEAAPGGAARCLVLDCRPFLAHSAGHIRGALNVRCNTIVRRRAKGAVSLEQILPAEGEVRARLRAGLYAAVVVYDERSPRAEALREDSTVALVVRALRRDTARADIRLLAGGYERFSSEYPEFCAKTKSLSNVSPPTSAEPLDLGCSSCGTPFHDQGGPVEILPFLYLGSAYHAARRDMLDALGITALLNVSSDCPNHFEGHYQYKCIPVEDNHKADISSWFMEAIEYIDSVKECCGRVLVHCQAGISRSATICLAYLMMKKRVKLEEAFEFVKQRRSIISPNFSFMGQLLQFESQVLATSYAVEAVSPSGTLRERGKATPTPTSQFVFSFPVSVAVHATPSSLPYLHSPITTSPSC; encoded by the exons ATGGTGGCCACCGAGGGGCTGCGCGAGATGGAGGGCAGCGCGCTGCGGCGGCTCGTGGGCCGCGACGAGGCCGCGCCCGGCGGCGCCGCGCGGTGCCTGGTGCTGGACTGCCGCCCCTTCCTGGCGCACAGCGCCGGGCACATCCGCGGCGCGCTCAACGTGCGCTGCAACACGATCGTGCGGCGGCGGGCCAAGGGCGCCGTGAGCCTGGAGCAGATCCTGCCGGCCGAGGGCGAGGTGCGGGCGCGGCTGCGGGCCGGGCTCTATGCCGCCGTCGTGGTGTACGACGAGCGCAGCCCGCGCGCGGAGGCCCTGCGCGAGGACAGCACCGTGGCGCTCGTGGTGCGCGCGCTCCGCCGCGACACGGCGCGCGCCGACATCCGCCTCCTGGCAG GCGGCTATGAGCGCTTCTCCTCGGAGTACCCTGAATTCTGTGCAAAAACCAAGTCCCTGAGCAATGTGTCACCCCCTACCAGCGCTGAGCCCCTGGATTTGGGCTGCAGTTCCTGTGGGACACCCTTTCATGACCAG GGTGGGCCTGTGGaaatccttcccttcctctATCTTGGCAGCGCCTACCACGCGGCCCGGCGGGACATGCTTGATGCACTTGgcatcacagctctgctgaacGTCTCCTCAGACTGCCCCAACCACTTCGAGGGGCACTACCAGTACAAGTGTATCCCTGTGGAGGATAACCACAAAGCTGACATCAGCTCCTGGTTCATGGAGGCAATTGAGTACATTG ACTCAGTGAAGGAGTGCTGTGGCCGGGTCCTGgtgcactgccaggctggcatcTCCCGCTCAGCCACCATCTGCTTGGCGTACCTGATGATGAAGAAGCGCGTCAAGCTAGAGGAGGCCTTCGAGTTTGTCAAGCAGCGCCGGAGCATCATCTCGCCCAATTTCAGCTTcatggggcagctgctgcagtttgaGTCGCAGGTGTTGGCCACTTCCTACGCGGTGGAGGCCGTCAGCCCCTCGGGGACGCTGCGGGAGCGGGGCAAGGCCACCCCCACGCCCACCTCGCAGTTTGTCTTCAGCTTCCCCGTGTCTGTCGCTGTCCATGCCAcccccagcagcctcccctacctgcacagccccatcaCCACGTCGCCCAGCTGTTAG